In Balearica regulorum gibbericeps isolate bBalReg1 chromosome 27, bBalReg1.pri, whole genome shotgun sequence, the genomic stretch CTGGCAGAGTCGGGCCTCGAACTGTCAACCTCAGCCCTGGGGGCGCGACGCCCTCCTCGCTACGCCACCGTGCGGGGCGCACTGCGCATGCGTGTCACTGTGGCAACGGCGCATGCGCAGTGAATCGACGCGGGCCGTCTCCGGGAACCTAGCGGGCACCCGTAGGTGTATCGTGGGGACCAGTGAGTGGCCGTCGGCGGGTAGCGCATGCGCGGTGTGGCGCGGCGCAGGAGAGGCGCATGCGCAGTGCGTGAGGCGATATAGCCGCGCATGCGCAGTGTGTCCCCCGCGGGGCGGGCCatggcgggcggcggggcgctgCGGGCGGCGGTTGCCGCTGTGGTGCTGGCGGCCTGGAGCGCCCACGGCCTCTACTTTCACATCGGCGAAACGGAGAAACGCTGTTTCATCGAGGAAATCCCAGATGAGACCATGGTTATCGGTGAGGGGTGCGGGAGAGGCCGtccggggctggggaggggggtgaggAGACTACCGGGGACCTGaggggggggcaccgggaggggccggggggcagtggggggctCCCCGAGGGGCAGGAGAGGCTCACGGGAACCGGGAGGGGCGGGCGAGGGGGGGATGAGGGGCCGGGcctggctgggggtgctgggcccGCTCCGACCCGCCGTccccgtccgtcccccccccgccagggAACTACCGGACGCAGCTGTGGGACAAGCAGTCGGAGTCGTTCCTGCCCTCCACCCCGGGGCTGGGCATGCACGTGGAGGTGAAGGACCCTGACGGCAAGGTGAGTGTCCCGAGAGAGCTCGGGcacccccccggcccgggggtgggggtccccgggggggctggggcacccTCTGACCCAGGggtgggggtccctggggggctGGGGCACCCTCTGACCCAGGGGTGGGGGTcgccgggggggctggggcacccTCTGACCCAGGGgtgggggtccccggggggcTGGGGCACCCTCTGACCCAGGGgtgggggtccccggggggcTGGGGCACCCTCTGACCCAGGGGTGGGGGTCCCCGGGGCACATGAGGTGccccccagcctgggcagggtgTCCCTGGGGTGCCCGTGTCCTGGGTGTGGTGGGGTCTCTGGGGCAGGGGAtccctgggtgccccccagcTGGGGCGTGGGGTCCTTGGGGTGCGCGGGGCACCCACCAGCCTGGGCGTGGGGTCCGTGGGGTGCCCCACCAGCCAGGACAGGGGGGCCGTGGCCCAGGCGGGGGCTGTCCCGGTGTTCCCCCGGGTGGGTGACGGCGGCCGTGTCCCGGCGCAGGTGGTGCTGTCGCGGCAGTACGGCTCGGAAGGACGCTTCACCTTCACCTCCCACACGCCGGGCGAGCACCAGATCTGCCTCCACTCCAACTCCACCCGCATGGCGCTCTTCGCCGGGGGCAAACTGGTAACTGGAGGGGGGCCGaacctggggagggggtgtcagCGGCGGCGGGGGTCCACTGATGTTCTGTTTGCCCCACAGCGGGTCCACCTGGACATCCAGGTGGGTGAACACACCAACAACTACCCCGAAATCGCCGCCAAGGACAAGCTGACGGAGCTGCAGCTCCGCGCCCGCCAGCTCCTCGACCAGGTCGAGCAGATCCAGAAGGAGCAGAACTACCAACGGGTGAGGAGGGGGCTCCGGCGGGGGGCGAACcccctttttatttcccccaCCTCACCGTGACTCTtcctacattttattttttttctttgcccgACAGTACCGGGAGGAGCGTTTCCGCATGACGAGCGAGAGCACCAACCAGCGGGTGCTGTGGTGGTCCATCGCCCAAACCatcatcctcatcctcaccGGCATCTGGCAGATGAGGCACCTCAAAAGCTTCTTCGAGGCCAAGAAGCTGGTGtagcccccccccaaaccctgggGGAGCCCCCACGGCCCCCGGGGGGAccccctgctgcctgccagcacccCGGAGGtggtgggcagggtggggggggggggggggggggcgcggtcCTGCCTGCCGTGGGGGAGGGTGGGGGCCATCCCCTGCTGTGGCGTTTTGtgggaaaataaagattttttggggggtccCGATGGGGTTTGCTGgtgcttttttttggggggggtgatggtggggtgggggtggctcTGGGGCAAGGGGGCTCAGGCGTTTGGCTGCCTGTCTGCAGTGGGtcgtgtccgtgtccgtgtccgtgtccgtgtccgtgtccgtgtccgtgtccgtgtccgtgtcccccccaggaccggggggggggtgttggtgtGTGCGAGCGCGCTTCGGCCTccgccgccagggggcgctgTGGCGGCCCTGTGGCCGCTCTGGGCGTTCAGCGGAAGTGTCCGTGGGCGGGGACGGGGCTGGCGCAGGCGCAGTCGGCGGCGGGCGGCCAAGATGGCGGCAGCGGTGGCGGCGCCGGGGTTTGAGCACATGGGGCTGGACGGGCGGCTGCTGCGGGTgcgcggggggctgcgggggctgcgggagggggATCGGGGACGGGGGGTGGGCGGCGGGCGTCAGCGTGCCCTTGGTGGTGGCGGGGAGGCCCTGAGGGCCGGGGCTCTGCGGCCCGCCGGAGGGAGGGGAGGCCGTGGCGGGCCCTGGAGGGGGGTGCGGGTGCGGAGGGGGCCGGCCCGCCAGGGTCCCTTGTAGAGCGGGAGACCTTGAGGGGCCGGGACTCTGGGGTCCCTCGGGGCGGGGGTGCTCCCCTCTGTGCCGGGGGGGCGCCGGGGAGCCCAGCCGGCTGGGACCCCCGAGGTGACGGACCCCACAGGcggtggcagagctgggctgggccaCCCCCACGGCCATCCAGGCCGAGGCCATTCCCCTGGCGCTGGAGGGCCGTGATCTCCTGGCCCGGGCCAGGACCGGTTCCGGGAAGACGGGAGCGTACgggctgcccctgctccagcacctcctgcGCGTCAAGGAGGTGAGCGAGGCGGCGGGGGGCACGGCTGGGCACCGGGAGGGGGGCACGGGGGGTACGCGGGCGGGGCTGTGGGGCACACGGGCTCTGTGGGGTGCCTGGGTGTGGGTGGGCACCGTGGGGCAGGGCTGAGCGCTGCGGGGTATCGACTGGGGGGGGGACGCTGTGGGGCGCGGGGGGCACCGGGGCAGCTCTCCCGTGCGCCGGCGGTGACGGCGGCCGGGGGCACGGGCAGGCGCAGGCGCCCTCGGCGGTGGCGCAGGCGGTGCGGGCGCTGGTGCTGGTGCCCTCCaaggagctggggcagcaggtGGTGCGCAGCCTGCGGCAGCTGGCGGCTTTTTGCGCCCGCGACGTGCGGGTGGCCGACCTCTGTGCCGAGACCGACCTCGCCGCCCAGCGGTAAGctcaccccccctcccccaaacacCCGGGTGTCGTGtgcgtcccccccccccgccgccccgtcAGGCGAGGGTGACGACAAAGGCGGGTGACGCAGCGTGTCACCAGGCCGGTGTTGATGGAGAAGCCGGACGTGGTGGTGGGCACGCCGGGGCGGGTGCTGGCACACCTCAGCGCCCGCAGCCTGAGCCTGCGGCACTcgctggagctgctggtgctggatGAGGCCGACCTGCTGCTCTCCTTCGGCTTCGGCGAGGACATCAAGTCCCTGCTGTGGTGAGGGACGCCCcggggggacggggatggggatgtgggGGGCAGTGCGGGGGCTGGAGAACGTGGAGGGGCACAGCTGGGGGTTTAGGGGGCactgaggggctgggggggactgCTGGTGGTTGtggggggcacagctggggtcTTGGGGGGCACTGAAGGTTGGGGGGGGCAttgccggggctggggggcactggtggggctggagcacatgaaGGGTGCAACCAGGGGGTTGGGGGGCactgtgggtttggggggacACTGCTAGAGCTAGAGGGCACGGGGCGGCACAAACAGGGGCTCGGGGGCACTGCCAGGGCTGGAGGATTTGGGGGTCCGGGGTTtggggggcacagccagggcaggacAACTCGGGGGGGCACTCGCACAGccgggggggggttgggggggcactcgcagagctggggggggggggcgtttGGGGCACattgccagggctggggggcacaGTGGGGCTCAAGAGGGAGGAACTGGGCCAGGCCGGGTCTGGTGCCAAGGGCTCGGGGGGGCCCATCACCCCCAGCCACGGGGGGCTGGCTCTGAGCCCCCCCACGGCCCCCAGCCACCTCCCCAAGATCTACCAGGCGCTGCTCATGTCGGCCACCTTCAGCGCCGACGTGGAGGCCCTCAAAGAGCTGGTGCTGCACAACCCGGTGAGCTCGGGGGGCACAGGGGCAGCtttgggggggccggggggtgcACGGAGGGGGGGGAGATCTGTGGCGCGTGAGGGGGTCTGGCGTGGGCACAGAGACGGCGGGGGGGGACACCGGGACTTGGGAACGCGGCACCCGTAGGGGCacattttgggggggttgggtAGGGGGTACAGCGGCCGCTGGGGCGCGTCTCCCCTCACCCCGCCGCGCCGGCTGCAGGTGACGTTGCGCCCGCCGGAGCCTCGGCTGCcgggcagctcccagctgcgGCAGTTCGCGGTGCGCTGCGGCACCGAGGAGGACAAGTTCCTGCTGCTCTGCGCCCTGCTGAAGCTGAGGCTGCTGCGGGGCCGGGCCCTGCTCTTCGTGAGCACCCTCGCCCGCTGCTACCGCCTCAAGCTCTTCCTCGAGCAGTTCGGGATCCCCGCCTGCGCCCTCAACTCCGAGCTGCCCGCCCGCTCCCGGTGAGGCCCGAGGGAACGGCGAGGGGCTCGGCCGGGGGTCGGGGGGACCCCTGGGACGGTCTGGAGGAGGGCGAGGGGGACAATGGGGCAACTGCGAAGGGCCGGGGGGTGACCCGGGGAGCAGGGTGACTGCTGGGGGGCTCGTGGAAGAAGATGAGGGGAAAGCGGGGTGCTGCCTGGGGACGAGGGGTGCCCGAGGGTGTCCCGGGTGTGCTGTGGGGTGCCCAGGGAAACAGGGTGCCCTTGGGGGTaaggggggtgcagggtgccTGTGGAGGAAGGGCAGGGGGTACCTGTGGGTTGGGGGGGCACGCCAAAGAGGGGTGCCTGCGGCGGGGATGCTGAGGGGCACGCGCCATGTCCCCAGGTGCCACGTCATCACCCAGTTCAACCGCGGCATCTACGACTACATCGTGGCCACCGACGAGGAGGCACCGGCGGCACCCGTGGGGCAGCCCCCACGCAAGAAGCGCAAGGGTGCTGCCCAGAGGTGGGACCCGTGGGTGCCACCGTGTCACCCCAGCCATGTCCCGCtgtggccgggggggggctcAGGCCAGGGAATGTCACCCGGAGGTGCAGGGGTGCTTCTGCCCGGGGAGTCCCTGTCCCCCAGGGGGGCCCATGCCCACGGGAGGTCCCCGTGCCCTCAGGGGTGTCCTTGTCCCCAGGGGGTCCTGTACCCGCCACGTCCCCAAGGCGGGGGGGTGTTTCTCTTGCCCGGAGGGGGTTTGTCCTCATGCCTGTGCGGGTGTCGGTGCCCACAGTGTCTTTGTACCCACGGGGATCCCCTTTCCCAGCATCCCTGCGCCCACCTGAGTCTCTGTGTCCCAGATGTCCCCTCGCCCGGGGTGTCCCTATGTCCTTGGGGGTCCCTGAGCCACCCCAACATCTCGTAtgtccccgtgcccccccccgcagcaAAGGCAAGGACCCAGAGTACGGCGTCGCGCGGGGCATCGACTTCCAAAACGTGGCCGCCGTCATCAACTTCGACGTGCCGCCGACAGTCGATTCCTACATCCACCGCGTGGGCAGGTACGTGGGGACGCGGGGAGGGGACGTGGGGGGTGCCCATGGCGGCCagtggccccccccccccccggggcgggCGTCCCACCACCGTACCCCCTCCGTGTCCGCAGAACGGCGCGCGCCGACAACCCCGGCACGGCGCTCACCTTCGCGCTGCCCGAGGAGCAGGACGGCCTGGCCCGCATCGAGGACGCGCTCGCCGCAGGTCAGGGGGACCCTGTGTCACCTCGGGGGGTGGCAGCGGGTGCCAAGGGACAtcgggggggtgtgggggtgacCCCGTGTGTGTCCCCAGAGAATGGCGAGTCGATGCTGCAGCCCTACAAGTTCTCCATGGAGGAGATCGAGGCACTGCGCTACCGTTGCCGGGTAGGTGGGCGCCGGGCAGTGCCGGGGGGTGCCGGCGGCACCAGCTGGAGGGGGGATGGGCTCTGAAACCCCCCCGTGTCGCCCCCAGGACGCCATGCGCTCCGTCACCAAGCAGGCGGTGAAGGAAGCCCGGCTGCGGGAGATCAAGGATGAGCTGCTCAACTCGGAGAAACTCAAGGTACCTCCCGGTTCCCGGCAGGCtcctggggggcagggggcagcgTCTCGGGGGGGTCCGCGGGCAGCATGAGGTGGGTACcaggtgctgccagccccccccaccccgattCTCCCCTCCCAGGCGTACTTTGAGGACAACCCCCGCGACCTGCACGTCCTGCGCCACGACAAGCCCCTGCACCCCGCCATCGTGAAGCCTCACCTCCGCAACGTGCCCGAGTACCTGGGTACGGCCCCGCGCCCACCGCTGCCGGGAGAAAAGGGGCGGGATGGGGACCCTGGGGTGTAGAGGCAGAACggtgccgggggggtgggggggacacgacgtggggacggggacacccccggggctgccggcacCCTCTTACCCGCTGCTCTCTGCCCGCAGTGCCCCCCAGCCTCCGCGGCATCGCTAAACCCAACCTGAAGAAGCGCAAGTGGCTGCGGGTGCCGCGCACCGGTGCCGGCCGTCGTGGCAGCTCGACGGTGAGTGTGGGACGGGTATGGAAGggccccccccgtcccccccgtccccctcGCTGCCTGGGAGCCTGAcgctgttttttctttctccagtccCGTGGCACCGGCAACCCATTGCAGAGCTTCAAGTACGCCCGCCACGGTGCCAAGCGTCCCGCCGCGCCGCCCTCCTGAGCCCGCCGCTGCCCCACGGACTGCGCCCGCACCGGGGGGGGCGGCACCGCAGCTGCCTcgcagccccctccccgagGTTCGGGGTACCCCCGCGCCGTACCCCGTGGGGCGGTTGTGCCCAATAAAGGTGTCAAGGGACTGTGCCAGGCGTGTGCCGCGTCGTGCTGTTGCCTTGCCGGGCTGCGTGCGGTTCCCCCCCTGCGGCTACGTGACGGGGGAAGGTTGGTGACGCAGAGGCGGGATGCGGCGTCTCCCGCTGATGCCGGGCAAAGGTGCCAGGGCGTTATCGTCCCCCCCTTATCGAGGCCAGGACTGTACAGGGGCCATAAACTGGGACAAGGACGCAGCGCGGGGGTGGCACTGCCAGCTTTGGCGGGGGGCTCGGGTCCTCTCcggcgccccgccgcccctgTGCCGGCGTTGCCGTGAGCCCGGCGGCCCGGTATGTCTTGCCGTGGAGCTGGCACCGCGCCTCGGGTGCCGCTTGGCCGGCGCTCGTGTGCCACCCGGCATGCCCAGGTTCACCCGGCCCTGCCCCGTGGCGTGCGAGGCAGGCGTTACCCGCTGCGGTGCCCCTATCGCCCGTCGAGGCATTTTATCGAGGTTACGGCATCTTATCGGGGGGCCGCAGCTCCGGTCCAAGGCTGCCCGCCTGCCCGCCCTGAGCCCTTCCCAGCACCGGGGCGGAGGGTTCTGGCACTGGCACCCCGCCGCGGGCACGGCAGCCCCACTTCAGTGACGGCAGAGGTTTTACCGCCCGCATGGCGGGGACGGAGCTGGTTTCTCTTTCCCCCTCGCTCCCGGCGGCCTGGTGTCCCCGCTGGCACTGCCGAAGTGCCCGTCTCCCCGGTGCCAGGCTGCCGGGGTGAGGTTCCCACGCCTGGCACGGCCCCTCCGCTTCCTCCTCCGCCCTGCGAAACCCGTGGCCCCCTCGGGGCGTCCCGGGTGGGTGCGGCACCAAAACTCCCCCTTTTCCAGCCTAAACCGCGGCTCTGCCGGGGAGGCGAGGTGCCCCTCGGGCAGGGGGGCACTGGGACACCTCCCCGGCGGGGATGCGCCGGCTGGCAGCGGTTATCGATCGGGGTTAATGATCACAAGGGCTTTACAGCTCCGCCGAGGGCTGATTGGCTTCGGTGCCGTCAGGCCAGAAGACCTCACCGGCGGCGGGCAACCGCCCAGGGGATGTGGGGTCTTATAGGGGCCGGGCAAAGCCGGCGGCAGCCTTTTGCCCAGGATGCCGGCCTCCGTGGCGCTGGCCGGCGCGGTGCTCTGCGCCCTCCTGGCGCTGGTAGGTGCTGGGATTTGGCACGGCTCGCGATGCCGGGGAGCCGGGAAGCGGTGACCGCTGGTGGCAACGCCGCGGCGGCGCCGTGGGGTGAGGCTCGGCGGGACAGGGGGTGGCAGAGCCGGGGGGACGCCGGCGCGGTGCCTGTCAGGCGCCGTTCGGGGGAGCCGGGTTTGGTGCCCCACGGGCCGGGGTGCTGCCCgctgacccccccccctccgACCGCCGCAGGCTGCGCCGTCGTTGACTCCCATCCACCGCGCCGGTTACTGCGCCTTCTACGGGGAATGCGGTCGCAACCCGGAGGTGAACGTCTCGCTGGTGCCCTCCAAAGTGCCGTGCCTGTCCAACCAGCCGGCGCAGGTGGCCACGGGCACGGTGCTGGCGCTGCTCCGCTCCGTCTGCCCCGAGCTGGTGCGGGGGGACAACGAGACGACGTGGGTTTGCTGCT encodes the following:
- the TMED4 gene encoding transmembrane emp24 domain-containing protein 4, with the translated sequence MRSVSPAGRAMAGGGALRAAVAAVVLAAWSAHGLYFHIGETEKRCFIEEIPDETMVIGNYRTQLWDKQSESFLPSTPGLGMHVEVKDPDGKVVLSRQYGSEGRFTFTSHTPGEHQICLHSNSTRMALFAGGKLRVHLDIQVGEHTNNYPEIAAKDKLTELQLRARQLLDQVEQIQKEQNYQRYREERFRMTSESTNQRVLWWSIAQTIILILTGIWQMRHLKSFFEAKKLV
- the DDX56 gene encoding putative ATP-dependent RNA helicase DDX56 isoform X1, with product MAAAVAAPGFEHMGLDGRLLRAVAELGWATPTAIQAEAIPLALEGRDLLARARTGSGKTGAYGLPLLQHLLRVKEAQAPSAVAQAVRALVLVPSKELGQQVVRSLRQLAAFCARDVRVADLCAETDLAAQRPVLMEKPDVVVGTPGRVLAHLSARSLSLRHSLELLVLDEADLLLSFGFGEDIKSLLCHLPKIYQALLMSATFSADVEALKELVLHNPVTLRPPEPRLPGSSQLRQFAVRCGTEEDKFLLLCALLKLRLLRGRALLFVSTLARCYRLKLFLEQFGIPACALNSELPARSRCHVITQFNRGIYDYIVATDEEAPAAPVGQPPRKKRKGAAQSKGKDPEYGVARGIDFQNVAAVINFDVPPTVDSYIHRVGRTARADNPGTALTFALPEEQDGLARIEDALAAENGESMLQPYKFSMEEIEALRYRCRDAMRSVTKQAVKEARLREIKDELLNSEKLKAYFEDNPRDLHVLRHDKPLHPAIVKPHLRNVPEYLVPPSLRGIAKPNLKKRKWLRVPRTGAGRRGSSTSRGTGNPLQSFKYARHGAKRPAAPPS
- the DDX56 gene encoding putative ATP-dependent RNA helicase DDX56 isoform X2; protein product: MAAAVAAPGFEHMGLDGRLLRAVAELGWATPTAIQAEAIPLALEGRDLLARARTGSGKTGAYGLPLLQHLLRVKEAPSAVAQAVRALVLVPSKELGQQVVRSLRQLAAFCARDVRVADLCAETDLAAQRPVLMEKPDVVVGTPGRVLAHLSARSLSLRHSLELLVLDEADLLLSFGFGEDIKSLLCHLPKIYQALLMSATFSADVEALKELVLHNPVTLRPPEPRLPGSSQLRQFAVRCGTEEDKFLLLCALLKLRLLRGRALLFVSTLARCYRLKLFLEQFGIPACALNSELPARSRCHVITQFNRGIYDYIVATDEEAPAAPVGQPPRKKRKGAAQSKGKDPEYGVARGIDFQNVAAVINFDVPPTVDSYIHRVGRTARADNPGTALTFALPEEQDGLARIEDALAAENGESMLQPYKFSMEEIEALRYRCRDAMRSVTKQAVKEARLREIKDELLNSEKLKAYFEDNPRDLHVLRHDKPLHPAIVKPHLRNVPEYLVPPSLRGIAKPNLKKRKWLRVPRTGAGRRGSSTSRGTGNPLQSFKYARHGAKRPAAPPS